GAGCAATACCAGACATTCCTGCCTTCAAGCAATCGGTTATTGTCTCCATGTTCAACTAAACCTCTATAGAAAACTGCAAAAAAACAGATGAGAATCATTTAGAAACGGGGAAAAAGTTTTCCATTAGCATTTTTCCAAAAGAAGGCAATCAATTGCTTTCACATGtaaaaaataaagtttgaaaattaaaaatgaagcAAGTTGAGGAGCAGAAGCAGGTGACGGTAGACGATACATAAGTTTTTAGAGAATATCAAAATATATAATctagaaaaacaaataaagcaGCCAATCCGAAGTTAaataaacagaaagaaaaagacaacttgaattgaaaaaaattcttTTCTAAACACTTCATTTTCTATATTCTATTGGGTTCAATTTTTCACCAATTCTGCTTGGTTAAAAAGACATACCGCCTTCAGAAAATGACAATCTGCTTGGTTATATAATCTAGCACCAATTCTGCAACACCTTTCATGGATGCAGCTGCCTTGAACAGATCGGATTACATATGGCCAGCGGAGATGAACAATCTAATTCCTAATGGAAGACGACATTTATCAAGCGATGACTTTTTGGAGGCAACCACAAAGATGGAATGCTCTTTCAACAACTGCATAACCACAACCATTACAATTAAAAGTAGAGAGGCAGAAAAGGACAGAAAAGGATTCACAGAATCTGCTTTCTGTAGTCTGAGGAAGACAATTCAGGATTCTGGACTGCTAGCGAATGAGAGGCCCTGTATAGCTGACAATCCTGCACACCACATCACATCACGTCACATTTCTCAATCAAGAGCATCATAATGCAAGGCAGGCAGTAAGTGATCTCACAAAGCAAAGGGGATGCCAAGGAAATTGATCAAGTGATGAGTACACACCACGGCGCTGACAACTGTCCAGATACAGAATAAAGAACATCAAACTACATGCAAGTGAATAAGAGATCAAGAACATACCTTTCCATAATATGGCAATAtttttcttcagctttgttatcAGACCAGGGTTTTCCTCGAGGATATCAATGGCAGTAATGGCAGCACTCGCAAGATATGGGGGCAAAGAAGCAGAAAAGACGTACCCAGAGCTACTCAATCGCTGCCAAATACCATATCCCAAAATTTTATCATTTAGAAACTTTTGACGCTTTTTGTTTAATATATGCATGCACATAAGTGATTGTGAGCACATAATTAAGCATTCACTAAAATAGAAAGATAAGAAAGTCATTTGCTTGTTAAaaatttcatctatcaacagAGACATCATATAAATGGTTAAAAGTGTGTATTCGGTAAACATACTTGGTGATTGGTGACTCTAGCACTTCCAGTGCAAaatcctccttctgtggctaaTGCGTGTCCCATTGCACCAGTAATAATATCTATTTTTTCAACCTGCAAAATCACACCACCAGAAATCACAAACAGGTAATGGATCAATAGTTATGAGAGATACAAAAAAAGACGGGTTTCTAAAAATACCGGAATCCTACAGTATTCAGTTACCTCTTCCAGATTTTCCAAGCACACCAAATGAGTTACTCTCATCCAATAACACATGAAACTTATATTTCTCCTTCAATTCAACTATCTTGTCTAAAGGGGCTATTTGGCCAGAATTCTGcaaattttattaaaaggaaacaaaattcaaataaaatcaaCCTACATCTAATTGCATTCAGCTATTGAAGTTCTCAGAAAAACTGAAGACAATTTGTCAAGATGCAAATGACAACGTTGAATGTTGAAAAGACAGTTTGTTTTTCTATTTGCCAGTGATTCACGTAGAGATGGAAGCTTTCCTCAAAATGTAACATGACACCAAGACTTTAAGAAAAACCTTAAAAAATTGTGTCCACTGAAGTATGAGCAACCTATTTTGTGAAAGTGGATGATGCTGGATTGAATCATAAAACAGCTCACAAcatataaaaaatgaataaataaaatttgatatacaGGAAAGCAACATACAGGAAAATAACCAAAAATACCAAcgaaaaaaagggaaaacaatATACAGGAAAATACATTATCTTCATAAGTAAGAAGCAGATTGGAACAATGGAATTAGCAAAAAGCAAAAAAGCCCCAGCTcaaaacccaattttttttctaaatctaATCCTAGATATGAACATTTCAGCGAAACCTAAACCCTGGACAGGCACAAATATTCAACTCTTCATAGAAAATTTAAAAGAATGACAAccccagcaaaaaaaaaaaaaaaatccaaacataTCCAAAATTAGCAAGAGAAACACAAACCCAAAAGCAAATCAGCCTCTCACACTAAGCAAACACAGTAGCAGCCATGCACGCCCATGGCTCTTTCATCTCAGGAGGCCATGACTGACGACGGAATAAACAAAAATACCAAAGAAAGATCAGATtccaaaaaaaacccaaatcgaaatgaaccctagaaattgaaattcagaattgaaaattcaaattGGGGGAGCTCTGATATTTTACCTAAATAGCAACTTAGGAGTTGCCGCTGCACCACTAATTCACAACTAAGCCGTAGCCATATCCATTCCtcaacaatctttgaattctaattaaaacacaaaaaata
This is a stretch of genomic DNA from Malus domestica chromosome 02, GDT2T_hap1. It encodes these proteins:
- the LOC103418473 gene encoding long chain base biosynthesis protein 1c-like isoform X2, producing MCYWMRVTHLVCLENLEEVEKIDIITGAMGHALATEGGFCTGSARVTNHQRLSSSGYVFSASLPPYLASAAITAIDILEENPGLITKLKKNIAILWKGMFLISYSLACSLMFFILYLDSCQRRGVYSSLDQFPWHPLCFDCQLYRASHSLAVQNPELSSSDYRKQIL
- the LOC103418473 gene encoding long chain base biosynthesis protein 1-like isoform X1, translating into MCYWMRVTHLVCLENLEEVTEYCRIPVEKIDIITGAMGHALATEGGFCTGSARVTNHQRLSSSGYVFSASLPPYLASAAITAIDILEENPGLITKLKKNIAILWKGMFLISYSLACSLMFFILYLDSCQRRGVYSSLDQFPWHPLCFDCQLYRASHSLAVQNPELSSSDYRKQIL
- the LOC103418473 gene encoding long chain base biosynthesis protein 1-like isoform X3, whose amino-acid sequence is MCYWMRVTHLVCLENLEEVTEYCRIPVEKIDIITGAMGHALATEGGFCTGSARVTNHQRLSSSGYVFSASLPPYLASAAITAIDILEENPGLITKLKKNIAILWKGLSAIQGLSFASSPES
- the LOC103418473 gene encoding long chain base biosynthesis protein 1-like isoform X4, with product MCYWMRVTHLVCLENLEEVEKIDIITGAMGHALATEGGFCTGSARVTNHQRLSSSGYVFSASLPPYLASAAITAIDILEENPGLITKLKKNIAILWKGLSAIQGLSFASSPES